From Streptomyces sp. TLI_235, a single genomic window includes:
- a CDS encoding ATP-dependent DNA helicase RecQ encodes MDERSIRPESEPTAVPTAANCSGGTGGPGTVGHAADRAGTTGDGGVLGQDRAAVRERAEAVLRELAGPSAVLREDQWRAIEALVVDRRRALVVQRTGWGKSAVYFIATALLRSGGAGPTVIVSPLLALMRNQVDSASRAGIHARTINSANPQEWDEIQAEVAAGAVDILLVSPERLNNPDFRDQVLPKLAASTGLLVVDEAHCISDWGHDFRPDYRRLRTMLADLAPGVPVLATTATANARVTADVAEQLGTGAPEGADGPGVDRTALVLRGPLDRESLSLGVLALPDPAHRLAWLADHLAELPGSGIVYTLTVAAADEVTAFLRSRGYPVASYSGRTEDAERRSAEADLLANRVKALVATSALGMGFDKPDLGFVVHVGSPGSPIAYYQQVGRAGRGVDRAEVLLLPGREDEAIWRYFASLGFPPEEQVRRTIDALAEAGRPLSTAALEARVDLRRNRLETMLKVLDVDGAVRKVRGGWEATGQAWAYDAPRYAKVAAAREAEQQAMREYAASGACRMEFLRRQLDDPEAAPCGRCDNCVGPAHGPDVSAEALAAARAALGRPGVEFEPRRLWPTGMDALGVQLKGRIPAGEQAETGRALGRLSDIGWGTRLRSLLAESAPDGPVPPEVVDALVSVLADWARGPGGWAGPEGPDGGRLARPVGVVTMSSSTRPQLVESLGARIATVGRLPLLGRIEYAAGRPPHGPRSNSAQRLHSLAGTLVVPEKLGETLGSAGGPVLLVDDLVDSGWTVTVASRLLRRAGATGVLPLVLALQA; translated from the coding sequence ATGGACGAGCGCAGCATCCGCCCCGAATCCGAGCCCACGGCCGTGCCCACCGCGGCGAACTGCTCCGGCGGCACCGGCGGCCCAGGCACGGTCGGCCACGCCGCCGACCGGGCGGGCACGACCGGCGACGGAGGTGTCCTCGGTCAGGACCGCGCCGCAGTCCGAGAGCGGGCCGAGGCCGTGCTGCGCGAGCTCGCCGGGCCGTCCGCCGTGCTGCGAGAGGACCAGTGGCGGGCCATCGAGGCCCTGGTCGTCGACCGCCGCAGGGCACTGGTGGTGCAGCGCACCGGCTGGGGCAAGTCGGCCGTCTACTTCATCGCCACCGCCCTGCTGCGCTCGGGCGGCGCCGGTCCCACCGTGATCGTCTCGCCGCTGCTGGCACTGATGCGCAACCAGGTGGATTCCGCCTCCCGGGCGGGCATCCACGCCCGGACGATCAACTCCGCCAACCCGCAGGAGTGGGACGAGATCCAGGCCGAGGTCGCGGCCGGGGCCGTCGACATCCTGTTGGTCAGCCCGGAGCGGCTGAACAACCCCGACTTCCGCGACCAGGTGCTGCCGAAGCTGGCCGCCTCCACCGGTCTGCTCGTGGTCGACGAGGCGCACTGCATCTCCGACTGGGGCCACGACTTCCGGCCGGACTACCGCCGGCTGCGCACCATGCTGGCCGACCTCGCCCCCGGTGTGCCGGTGCTCGCCACCACGGCGACGGCCAACGCCCGCGTCACCGCCGACGTGGCCGAGCAGTTGGGCACCGGTGCCCCCGAGGGTGCCGACGGCCCGGGTGTCGACCGCACGGCGCTCGTGCTGCGCGGTCCGCTGGACCGGGAGAGTCTCAGCCTCGGTGTGCTCGCACTGCCCGATCCGGCGCACCGCCTGGCGTGGCTGGCCGACCACCTGGCCGAGCTGCCGGGTTCCGGCATCGTCTACACCCTCACTGTGGCCGCGGCGGACGAGGTGACGGCGTTCCTGCGCTCCCGCGGCTACCCGGTGGCCTCGTACTCCGGCCGGACGGAGGACGCCGAACGCCGCAGCGCCGAGGCGGATCTGCTGGCCAACCGGGTCAAGGCCCTGGTGGCGACGTCCGCCCTCGGCATGGGCTTCGACAAGCCAGATCTGGGCTTCGTGGTGCACGTGGGCTCCCCCGGCTCACCGATCGCCTACTACCAGCAGGTCGGGCGGGCCGGCCGCGGAGTCGACCGGGCCGAGGTGCTGCTGCTGCCCGGCCGGGAGGACGAGGCGATCTGGCGGTACTTCGCCTCACTGGGCTTCCCGCCGGAGGAGCAGGTCCGCCGGACGATCGACGCGCTCGCCGAGGCGGGCCGCCCGCTGTCCACCGCGGCCCTGGAGGCCCGGGTGGACCTCCGGCGGAACCGGCTGGAGACCATGCTCAAGGTGCTCGACGTCGACGGCGCGGTCCGCAAGGTCCGCGGCGGCTGGGAGGCGACCGGCCAGGCCTGGGCCTACGACGCGCCGCGCTACGCGAAGGTCGCCGCCGCCCGGGAGGCCGAGCAGCAGGCCATGCGGGAGTACGCGGCCTCCGGCGCCTGCCGGATGGAGTTCCTGCGGCGGCAGCTCGACGACCCGGAGGCAGCGCCCTGCGGGCGGTGCGACAACTGCGTCGGCCCCGCCCACGGCCCGGACGTGTCGGCCGAGGCCCTGGCCGCAGCCCGGGCCGCGCTCGGCCGGCCCGGCGTCGAGTTCGAGCCGCGCAGGCTGTGGCCGACCGGGATGGACGCGCTGGGGGTGCAGCTCAAGGGCCGCATTCCCGCCGGGGAACAGGCGGAGACCGGCCGGGCACTCGGTCGGCTCTCCGACATCGGCTGGGGCACCCGGCTGCGCTCCCTGCTCGCCGAGTCGGCGCCGGACGGCCCCGTCCCGCCCGAGGTGGTGGACGCGCTCGTCAGCGTCCTCGCCGACTGGGCGCGCGGCCCCGGCGGCTGGGCCGGGCCGGAGGGCCCGGACGGCGGACGGCTGGCCCGGCCGGTCGGCGTGGTCACGATGTCCTCCTCGACGCGGCCCCAACTGGTGGAGAGCCTCGGCGCGCGGATCGCGACGGTCGGTCGGCTGCCGCTGCTCGGCCGGATCGAGTACGCGGCGGGTCGCCCGCCGCACGGCCCGCGGTCCAACAGCGCCCAGCGGCTGCACTCGCTGGCGGGCACGCTGGTCGTCCCGGAGAAACTGGGCGAGACGCTCGGCTCGGCGGGCGGCCCGGTGCTGCTGGTGGACGACCTGGTCGACTCGGGCTGGACGGTCACGGTCGCCTCCCGGCTGCTGCGGCGCGCCGGCGCGACGGGTGTGCTGCCCCTGGTCCTCGCCCTCCAGGCCTGA
- a CDS encoding RNase HII, which yields MPYDPPTHSVERSLRRSGAGVVVGLDEVGRGAWAGPVTVGAAVTGLRRPPEGLTDSKLLTVKRREALAQVLADWVTAYALGHASPQECDKLGMTAALRLAAERALAALPVRPDAVILDGKHDYLGGPWRVRTVIKGDQSCVCVSAASVLAKVERDRMMAELGADLPAYGFEDNAGYPSPVHRAALEEFGPTSEHRLSWAYLDALPQWRHLKRGRLAGPVDEQLSLGF from the coding sequence ATGCCCTACGACCCCCCGACCCACTCGGTCGAGCGCTCGCTGCGCCGGTCCGGAGCCGGCGTCGTCGTCGGGCTCGACGAGGTCGGACGCGGGGCCTGGGCCGGCCCGGTGACCGTCGGCGCCGCCGTCACCGGGCTGCGTCGCCCACCGGAGGGCCTCACCGACTCCAAGCTGCTCACCGTGAAGCGCCGCGAGGCGCTCGCCCAGGTGCTCGCCGACTGGGTCACCGCCTACGCGCTGGGTCATGCCTCCCCGCAGGAGTGCGACAAACTCGGCATGACCGCCGCACTGCGCCTGGCCGCCGAGCGCGCCCTGGCGGCGCTTCCGGTCCGGCCGGACGCCGTGATCCTCGACGGCAAGCACGACTACCTCGGCGGCCCGTGGCGGGTCCGCACGGTGATCAAGGGCGACCAGTCGTGTGTCTGCGTCTCCGCCGCCTCCGTCCTGGCCAAGGTGGAGCGGGACCGGATGATGGCCGAGCTCGGCGCCGACCTCCCCGCGTACGGCTTCGAGGACAACGCCGGATACCCATCGCCGGTGCACCGCGCGGCGCTGGAGGAGTTCGGGCCGACCTCGGAGCACCGGCTGTCCTGGGCCTATCTCGACGCCCTGCCGCAGTGGCGCCACCTCAAGCGCGGCCGCCTCGCGGGACCCGTGGACGAGCAGCTCTCACTGGGTTTCTGA
- a CDS encoding TetR family transcriptional regulator, whose protein sequence is MDQLVRRQASVGPSGAVVARCAPPAPVGVTRAVPLQAGADAPEGPAEPVEDEPEPSGGPAAPIAARRRGRALEAAIFEATLELLTSGGFARLTMEGVAGAAQTGKAALYRRWTSKADLVVHALGATLPPPVGIPDLGSVRAELVQLMAGFGAIMGSPAGTAIRVLMAELDHEQAVAFKDFLDDRVMRPANEALLDILGRGERRGDVRPGAATPIVADVAPAMLFYRAKVGGGVVDDAFCRELVDQVLMPMVRAR, encoded by the coding sequence ATGGATCAGTTGGTACGGCGTCAGGCGTCGGTCGGACCGTCGGGCGCGGTGGTCGCCAGGTGCGCGCCACCGGCCCCCGTCGGCGTGACACGGGCCGTACCGCTGCAGGCCGGCGCGGACGCCCCGGAGGGGCCCGCCGAGCCGGTCGAGGACGAGCCGGAGCCGTCCGGCGGACCGGCGGCACCGATCGCGGCCCGGCGGCGGGGCCGCGCCCTGGAGGCCGCGATCTTCGAGGCGACCCTCGAACTCCTCACGTCCGGCGGCTTCGCCCGGCTGACCATGGAGGGCGTCGCCGGCGCGGCGCAGACCGGCAAGGCCGCGCTCTACCGCCGCTGGACGTCCAAGGCGGATCTGGTCGTGCACGCCCTGGGGGCTACTCTGCCACCCCCCGTGGGCATCCCCGACCTCGGGTCGGTCCGCGCCGAGTTGGTGCAGCTCATGGCCGGGTTCGGCGCGATCATGGGCTCGCCCGCGGGCACCGCCATCCGTGTCCTGATGGCCGAGCTCGACCACGAACAGGCGGTCGCCTTCAAGGACTTCCTCGACGACCGGGTGATGCGGCCGGCCAACGAGGCGCTCCTCGACATCCTCGGCCGCGGCGAGCGCCGCGGCGACGTCCGCCCCGGCGCGGCCACCCCGATCGTCGCCGACGTGGCCCCCGCGATGCTGTTCTACCGGGCCAAGGTCGGTGGGGGCGTGGTGGACGACGCCTTCTGCCGCGAGCTCGTCGACCAGGTGCTCATGCCGATGGTGCGCGCCCGGTAG
- a CDS encoding EmrB/QacA subfamily drug resistance transporter: MAISDTVGTPAPPKAGRTPRKGITLAVIAATQLMVVLDATIVNIALPHIKNDLGFSDTTLSWVINAYTLAFGGLLLLGGRLGDILGRRRVFIVGTLLFGFASLLGGFAQDSTMLLAARALQGLGGAICSPTAFALIASNFEEGPERNRAFGVFSAVAGSGAAIGLLAGGLLTEYLDWRWVFFVNVPIAVLIAIAAPMYINESERTDGRFDLPGALTSTFGLVALVYGFIRAASDGWSDALTLGSFAAGVVLVLAFTVIERRTAQPITPLHLFRNRNRTGGLIMMLCLAAAMFGIFFYITIFAQTVIHYSPLKAGVAFLPISAAIIVAAQIASAFQAKLGPKVFMAGGAALVTVGLGWLTQLKADSGYVDGILGPTVVFGFGMGLIFVPVMLIAVSGVPNHETGAASGLLNSVQQIGGALGLSILTTVFSSAAKSKATDLVPGFLQSATPEQAQYFQKTHEFPVGSAAYSETLAHGIGQAFIVGASLAVVALLVALFVVKAKASDLPSEGAAGVAL; the protein is encoded by the coding sequence GTGGCAATCTCCGACACCGTCGGCACACCGGCACCACCGAAGGCGGGACGCACCCCGCGCAAGGGCATCACCCTCGCCGTCATCGCGGCGACCCAGCTGATGGTCGTGCTGGACGCGACGATCGTGAACATCGCGCTGCCGCACATCAAGAACGACCTCGGCTTCTCCGACACCACCCTCTCCTGGGTGATCAACGCCTACACGCTGGCCTTCGGCGGCCTGCTGCTGCTCGGCGGCCGGCTCGGCGACATCCTCGGCCGGCGCCGGGTCTTCATCGTCGGCACCCTGCTCTTCGGCTTCGCCTCGCTGCTCGGCGGCTTCGCGCAGGACTCGACCATGCTGCTCGCCGCACGCGCCCTGCAGGGCCTCGGCGGCGCCATCTGCTCACCGACGGCCTTCGCACTGATCGCCAGCAACTTCGAGGAGGGCCCCGAACGCAACCGCGCCTTCGGCGTCTTCTCGGCCGTCGCCGGCTCCGGTGCCGCGATCGGCCTGCTGGCCGGCGGTCTGCTCACCGAATACCTCGACTGGCGCTGGGTGTTCTTCGTCAACGTGCCGATCGCCGTGCTCATCGCGATCGCCGCACCGATGTACATCAACGAGTCGGAGCGTACGGACGGGCGGTTCGACCTGCCCGGCGCCCTCACCTCGACGTTCGGTCTGGTCGCCCTGGTCTACGGCTTCATCCGGGCCGCCTCGGACGGCTGGAGCGACGCCCTCACGCTGGGCTCCTTCGCCGCCGGCGTGGTGCTGGTGCTCGCCTTCACGGTCATCGAGCGCCGGACGGCGCAGCCGATCACGCCGCTGCACCTGTTCCGGAACCGCAACCGCACCGGCGGCCTGATCATGATGCTCTGCCTCGCCGCGGCGATGTTCGGCATCTTCTTCTACATCACGATCTTCGCGCAGACGGTCATCCACTACAGCCCGCTCAAGGCCGGTGTGGCGTTCCTGCCGATCAGCGCCGCGATCATCGTGGCCGCCCAGATCGCCTCGGCGTTCCAGGCGAAGCTCGGCCCGAAGGTCTTCATGGCGGGCGGCGCCGCCCTGGTCACGGTCGGCCTCGGCTGGCTGACCCAGCTCAAGGCGGACAGCGGCTATGTGGACGGCATCCTCGGTCCGACGGTGGTGTTCGGCTTCGGCATGGGCCTGATCTTCGTCCCGGTGATGCTGATCGCGGTGTCCGGTGTGCCGAACCACGAGACGGGTGCGGCCTCCGGTCTGCTCAACTCGGTGCAGCAGATCGGCGGCGCGCTGGGCCTGTCGATCCTCACCACGGTGTTCAGCAGCGCGGCCAAGTCCAAGGCCACCGACCTGGTGCCGGGCTTCCTGCAGAGCGCCACTCCCGAGCAGGCGCAGTACTTCCAGAAGACCCACGAGTTCCCGGTGGGCAGTGCCGCCTACAGCGAGACGCTGGCGCACGGCATCGGCCAGGCGTTCATCGTGGGCGCGTCGCTGGCCGTGGTCGCCCTGCTGGTGGCGCTGTTCGTGGTGAAGGCGAAGGCGAGCGACCTGCCGTCGGAGGGGGCGGCCGGCGTGGCGCTCTGA
- a CDS encoding Ig-like domain-containing protein: MRFRRRLACLVAAALAGAVLAAAPAGAAGTAILGNTAVGSATDSGDSNYMNTSRFVTGSSGGALGSVSVHVGAVGAAPNNQYQVAVYADAAGKPGALVASSASGTLTANAWNTLPLAGTLTANTAYWLAYNSNGSSAAVNNLHYSSGGTSGYSTGGTPFGSWPSTFGASSTMSATFSIYATYTPDGGGTTPPGSGPGSEGPILLVGNAANPYTAYYTEILKAEGLNYYKQTDLSAVTAATLASYDVVLLGETALTPAQVSMFTTWTNGGGRLVAMRPDKQLAGLLGLTATTGTLADAYLKIDTSAAPGAGLTADTMGFHGTADRWTLNGATTVAALYDDATTASGNPAVTLRTVGSGRAAAFTFDLAKSVVQTRQGNIAWAGQQRDSTDGYEAAEMFFGTNGQPNWNNLDKALIPIADEQQRLLSNLITLMDSAKKPLPRFWYFPRDVKAVVVMTGDDHGIGGTVGRWDSYVSQSPAGCSVADWECVRGSSYIYTDDPMTAAQAQSYTDEGFEVGVHVTTNCKPWGTTANLQQFYTDQLTAWKAKYGSLPNPSSSRTHCVEWDDWAGQAKTKLANGIRLDMDYYYYPSSFVQDRPGYFNGTGMIMKFADTDGSVIDEYQATTQLTDESGQSHPSTITTLLDGAYGAKGYYAAIGANIHTDFAASSASDAVIAAAKARGVPVVSGRQMLTWLDGRNGSAFSKLAWSGNSLTFDITGGTRGLRAMVPVNSASGTLTGISKQGHAVPYRIETIKGTAYAFFDGAVGSYTATYGQDTTAPTVTGTTPVAGATGVAVGTPVKFSFSEPLDPATVTASALTLKTATGGTPVAGTVSYDAATSTAVLTPGADLALTTGYTATVQGVKDLAGNTLAAPVSVSFTTAGAPPKTIGSNAVGTLVDDTDSNHLNGSKVTTGSTAVALTSLSVHVGGVSAAPNNQYQLAVYTDNAGSPGTLVTATGSGTLTPNAWNPLPVSVTLAPNTSYWFVYNSNGTSSTVNNMHYSTGPAGSGAYSNTVVPFGTWPASFGTAVKDNLVYSLYGVY; encoded by the coding sequence GTGAGGTTCAGAAGACGTCTGGCGTGCCTGGTGGCCGCCGCGCTGGCGGGGGCCGTGCTGGCCGCCGCACCGGCCGGGGCGGCGGGAACCGCGATCCTCGGCAACACGGCGGTCGGCTCGGCCACCGACTCGGGCGACTCCAACTATATGAACACCTCGCGCTTCGTCACCGGTTCGAGCGGCGGCGCGCTGGGCAGCGTCAGCGTGCACGTCGGGGCGGTCGGCGCCGCGCCGAACAACCAGTACCAGGTCGCGGTCTACGCCGACGCCGCGGGCAAGCCGGGCGCACTGGTCGCCTCCAGCGCCTCCGGCACGCTCACCGCCAACGCCTGGAACACCCTGCCGCTCGCCGGCACGCTCACGGCCAACACCGCGTACTGGCTGGCCTACAACAGCAACGGCAGCAGCGCGGCCGTCAACAACCTGCACTACAGCAGCGGCGGCACCAGCGGCTACTCCACCGGCGGCACCCCCTTCGGCAGTTGGCCGTCCACCTTCGGCGCCAGCAGCACGATGAGCGCCACCTTCTCGATCTACGCCACCTACACCCCCGACGGCGGTGGCACCACCCCGCCGGGCAGCGGCCCGGGCTCCGAGGGCCCGATCCTGCTGGTCGGCAACGCGGCCAACCCGTACACCGCGTACTACACCGAGATCCTCAAGGCCGAGGGCCTGAACTACTACAAGCAGACCGACCTGTCGGCGGTCACCGCGGCGACGCTCGCCTCCTACGACGTGGTGCTGCTCGGCGAGACCGCGCTCACCCCGGCCCAGGTGTCGATGTTCACCACCTGGACCAACGGCGGCGGACGGCTGGTCGCGATGCGCCCCGACAAGCAACTCGCAGGCCTGCTCGGCCTCACCGCCACCACCGGCACCCTCGCCGACGCCTACCTGAAGATCGACACCTCGGCCGCCCCCGGCGCCGGCCTCACCGCCGACACCATGGGCTTCCACGGCACCGCCGACCGCTGGACGCTGAACGGCGCCACCACCGTCGCCGCCCTCTACGACGACGCGACCACGGCCAGCGGCAACCCGGCCGTCACCCTGCGGACCGTCGGCAGCGGCCGGGCCGCCGCCTTCACCTTCGACCTCGCCAAGTCGGTCGTGCAGACCCGGCAGGGCAACATCGCCTGGGCCGGCCAGCAGCGCGACTCCACCGACGGCTACGAGGCCGCCGAGATGTTCTTCGGGACCAACGGCCAGCCGAACTGGAACAACCTCGACAAGGCGCTGATCCCGATCGCCGACGAGCAGCAGCGGCTGCTGTCCAACCTGATCACCCTGATGGACTCGGCGAAGAAGCCGCTGCCGCGGTTCTGGTACTTCCCGCGGGACGTCAAGGCGGTCGTCGTGATGACCGGCGACGACCACGGCATCGGCGGCACCGTCGGACGCTGGGACAGTTACGTGTCGCAGTCCCCTGCCGGCTGCTCGGTCGCGGACTGGGAGTGCGTCCGTGGCTCCTCGTACATCTACACCGACGACCCGATGACGGCGGCCCAGGCCCAGTCCTACACCGACGAGGGCTTCGAGGTCGGCGTGCACGTCACCACCAACTGCAAGCCCTGGGGCACCACGGCCAACCTGCAGCAGTTCTACACCGACCAGCTGACCGCCTGGAAGGCCAAGTACGGCTCGCTGCCGAACCCGTCCAGCAGCCGCACCCACTGTGTGGAGTGGGACGACTGGGCCGGCCAGGCCAAGACCAAGCTGGCCAACGGCATCCGGCTCGACATGGACTACTACTACTATCCGTCCTCCTTCGTGCAGGACCGGCCCGGCTACTTCAACGGCACCGGCATGATCATGAAGTTCGCCGACACCGACGGCAGCGTCATCGACGAGTACCAGGCCACCACCCAGCTCACCGACGAGTCCGGCCAGTCCCACCCGTCCACCATCACCACGCTGCTCGACGGCGCGTACGGCGCCAAGGGCTACTACGCGGCCATCGGGGCCAACATCCACACCGACTTCGCGGCCTCCAGCGCCTCGGACGCGGTGATCGCGGCGGCCAAGGCCCGCGGGGTGCCGGTGGTCTCCGGCCGGCAGATGCTGACCTGGCTGGACGGCCGCAACGGCTCCGCCTTCTCCAAGCTCGCCTGGAGCGGCAACTCGCTCACCTTCGACATCACCGGCGGCACCCGCGGCCTGCGCGCCATGGTGCCGGTGAACTCCGCCTCCGGCACCCTCACCGGGATCTCCAAGCAGGGCCATGCCGTGCCCTACCGGATCGAGACGATCAAGGGGACGGCGTACGCCTTCTTCGACGGCGCGGTCGGCTCCTACACCGCGACCTACGGGCAGGACACCACCGCGCCCACCGTCACCGGCACCACCCCCGTGGCCGGCGCCACCGGAGTCGCGGTCGGTACCCCCGTGAAGTTCTCCTTCAGCGAGCCGCTCGACCCGGCCACGGTCACCGCCTCGGCGCTCACCCTGAAGACCGCCACCGGCGGCACGCCGGTCGCCGGCACCGTCTCCTACGACGCGGCCACCAGCACCGCCGTCCTCACCCCGGGCGCCGACCTGGCGCTGACGACCGGTTACACCGCCACCGTGCAGGGCGTGAAGGACCTGGCCGGCAACACCCTGGCCGCGCCGGTGTCCGTCTCCTTCACCACCGCCGGGGCGCCGCCGAAGACCATCGGGTCGAACGCGGTGGGCACGCTGGTCGACGACACCGACTCGAACCACCTCAACGGCTCCAAGGTGACCACCGGCTCCACCGCCGTCGCGCTCACCTCGCTGAGCGTGCACGTCGGCGGGGTCAGCGCGGCGCCCAACAACCAGTACCAGCTGGCCGTCTACACCGACAACGCCGGCTCGCCCGGCACCCTGGTCACCGCCACCGGCTCCGGCACGCTGACGCCCAACGCCTGGAACCCGCTGCCGGTCTCCGTCACGCTCGCGCCCAATACCAGCTACTGGTTCGTCTACAACAGCAACGGGACGAGCTCGACGGTGAACAACATGCACTACTCGACCGGTCCGGCAGGCTCCGGCGCCTACAGCAACACCGTGGTGCCCTTCGGCACCTGGCCCGCCAGCTTCGGAACCGCCGTCAAGGACAACCTCGTCTACTCGCTGTACGGCGTGTACTGA
- a CDS encoding carbohydrate ABC transporter membrane protein 2 (CUT1 family) has translation MSEQLAPAPQPGAADREPPVKALRRVFSNPLASLLMLLVTVLWTIPTIGLLVTSLRPEEDVATSGWWEVFADPNLTLENYHTVLFEGGFGVSGGLLPYLVNSLAISIPATVFPLVLAAMAAYGLAWVKFRGSDIVFFAIFALQVVPLQMALIPLLQLFSGGAHIGSVTVIPAFDLSGTYAPVWLAHTMFAMPLAIFLLHNFIAQLPRDVMEAAVVDGATHFKIFRSIVLPLCTPALASFAIFQFLWVWNDLLVALTFAGGTPEVAPMTVRLAQLSGSFGGRWELLTAGAFLSLIVPLIVFFALQRYFVRGLLAGSVKG, from the coding sequence ATGAGCGAGCAGCTCGCCCCGGCCCCGCAGCCGGGAGCGGCGGACCGCGAGCCCCCGGTGAAGGCCCTCCGCCGCGTCTTCAGCAACCCGCTGGCCTCACTCCTGATGCTCTTGGTCACCGTGCTGTGGACGATCCCGACGATCGGCCTGCTGGTCACCTCGCTCCGCCCGGAGGAGGACGTCGCCACCAGCGGCTGGTGGGAGGTCTTCGCCGACCCGAACCTGACCCTGGAGAACTACCACACGGTGCTCTTCGAGGGCGGCTTCGGCGTCAGCGGCGGCCTGTTGCCGTACCTGGTCAACTCGCTGGCGATCAGCATCCCGGCCACCGTCTTCCCGCTGGTGCTGGCCGCGATGGCGGCGTACGGGCTGGCCTGGGTGAAGTTCCGGGGCAGCGACATCGTCTTCTTCGCGATCTTCGCGCTGCAGGTGGTGCCGCTGCAGATGGCGCTCATCCCACTGCTGCAGCTGTTCTCCGGCGGGGCGCACATCGGCTCGGTCACCGTCATCCCCGCCTTCGACCTCAGCGGCACCTACGCCCCGGTCTGGCTGGCGCACACCATGTTCGCCATGCCGCTGGCGATCTTCCTGCTGCACAACTTCATCGCCCAGCTGCCGCGGGACGTGATGGAGGCGGCGGTGGTCGACGGGGCCACCCACTTCAAGATCTTCCGGTCGATCGTGCTGCCGCTCTGCACCCCGGCGCTGGCCTCCTTCGCGATCTTCCAGTTCCTCTGGGTATGGAACGACCTGCTGGTGGCGCTCACCTTCGCCGGCGGCACCCCCGAGGTCGCCCCGATGACCGTGCGGCTGGCACAGCTCTCCGGCTCCTTCGGCGGCCGCTGGGAGCTGCTCACGGCCGGTGCCTTCCTGTCGCTGATCGTGCCGCTGATCGTCTTCTTCGCGCTGCAGCGGTACTTCGTCCGAGGCCTGCTGGCGGGCTCGGTCAAGGGCTGA
- a CDS encoding carbohydrate ABC transporter membrane protein 1 (CUT1 family) codes for MPTATAVHLADSAWTDATIKFTNTVGAVAGFLGVLLLIFFAAGRATGRFSRPLAVLVMIGPAILLLLVGLVVPLIRTVYLSFYNDDSTKAVGGSNYGWALTTDSIHQVLWNTLQWLVVAPLVATGTGLVLALLVDRLRGQALYKSLLFMPMAISLVGASIIWKFVYEDRDPSQPQIGLLSQIAISLGWDDPPNWILSHPLNNYLLMIVMIWVQTGFAMVVLSAAIKAIPDEITEAARLDGARGFQLFRHVTVPMIRTTLVVVLTTVMITTLKAFDIVRTMTGGNFGTQVLANEMYSQSFVQFNVGRGSALAVILFLAVIPLVAYNIVQLRKEREHR; via the coding sequence ATGCCCACGGCCACCGCCGTGCACCTCGCCGACTCGGCGTGGACGGATGCGACGATCAAGTTCACCAACACCGTCGGAGCCGTCGCCGGCTTCCTCGGCGTGCTGCTGCTGATCTTCTTCGCGGCCGGCCGGGCGACCGGGCGGTTCTCCCGCCCGCTGGCCGTCCTCGTCATGATCGGGCCGGCGATCCTGCTGCTGCTGGTCGGCCTGGTGGTGCCGCTGATCCGCACCGTCTACCTGAGCTTCTACAACGACGACTCCACCAAGGCGGTGGGCGGCAGCAACTACGGCTGGGCGCTGACCACCGACTCCATCCACCAGGTGCTGTGGAACACCCTGCAGTGGCTGGTGGTCGCCCCGCTCGTCGCCACCGGCACCGGCCTGGTGCTGGCCCTGCTGGTCGACCGGCTGCGCGGGCAGGCGCTCTACAAGTCGCTGCTGTTCATGCCGATGGCGATCTCCCTGGTCGGCGCCTCGATCATCTGGAAGTTCGTCTACGAGGACCGCGACCCGTCGCAGCCGCAGATCGGACTGCTCAGCCAGATCGCGATCAGCCTCGGCTGGGACGACCCGCCGAACTGGATCCTCTCCCACCCGCTGAACAACTACCTGCTGATGATCGTCATGATCTGGGTGCAGACCGGCTTCGCGATGGTGGTGCTCTCCGCGGCGATCAAGGCCATCCCGGACGAGATCACCGAGGCCGCCCGCCTCGACGGAGCCCGCGGCTTCCAGCTGTTCCGGCACGTCACGGTGCCGATGATCCGCACCACGCTGGTGGTCGTGCTGACCACCGTCATGATCACCACACTGAAGGCCTTCGACATCGTCCGCACCATGACCGGCGGCAACTTCGGCACCCAGGTGCTGGCCAACGAGATGTACTCGCAGTCGTTCGTGCAGTTCAACGTCGGCCGCGGCAGCGCGCTCGCCGTGATCCTCTTCCTGGCCGTGATCCCGCTGGTGGCCTACAACATCGTCCAGCTGCGCAAGGAGCGTGAGCACCGATGA